A DNA window from Theobroma cacao cultivar B97-61/B2 chromosome 5, Criollo_cocoa_genome_V2, whole genome shotgun sequence contains the following coding sequences:
- the LOC18599595 gene encoding uncharacterized protein LOC18599595 isoform X1, translating to MAAATAAAVVVRRKERLVEELYNATGIIYEPEITPILRGIYCMQGPADEIEQSIQKNMAPPKTVRKLVRRYMSQKVYTKAESGTCNVCSAPCSSCMHLSTPQMESKSEEFSDDTDRVAVASQYSINEDKAGDSLQPTPSEASNLLSVNSSHDSYSENIESKATIRPSNVSDASEDVEIQRTFSNAYDGSKGVEGHDDNISCASRASDENAASSYCNKDLDSKNSSRSSASVSSLGSGKVLSSQKLELSELPSIKEEVDAGSTSLRMQSPHSHSQSGKSAVGGSSEISTKIHSKLEADIDSNSGDPADKTDKSLNEDEQDKLNELVELPDKQESPSQAVSGDESYESDATEHDVKVCDICGDAGREDLLAICSKCADGAEHTYCMREMLQKVPEGDWLCEECKLAEETESQKQGSDAEGKRANKLSSGTQSLGKRHAENQEGSSAPKRQAVETNMASPKSLSPSRVAALSREGSFKNLDKGKMRPSPQISLGNHSGSDMPETARSPTSGPRLQTPKGTLLKSNSFNNLNIKPKVKLVDEVVLQKQKGAREHASLDSKEESARMMGKSMSFKSTNSGRLNTGESKFKMLSSKYSHVQDLKGLKQVKERISLERKNFSKLDRSSSTVSTPKVDQKQTPRADTISNSSASNNRESKVVQSDGKPSTLSRSTSSLARKVVENAVTSAVGVSSTNGRISSEQKLNLVSPKEEPSSSSSWTAERQPNNVNGVMSDGLSRSLDSTNQSEKSRESSVGRSRSVPCLKCKEMGHTAEYCSVPQVSAADMSAPRTSREEINKGNKLKAAIEAAIRMRPGICERPPQDQSPFSNKAKNMIAVEGAHEAQTNVQNQASIGNQKLLNSHSTDAVSVVSSVGNLSMRDISVPLLATVSAITKMSAIPEHEYIWQGAFEVHKSGKLPDFCGGIQAHLSTLASPKVLEVVNTFPHKVSLNEVPRLSTWPAQFHDSGPKEDNIALYFFAKDPESYEKNYKVLLETMVKNDLALKGNFEGVELLIFPSNLLPENCQRWNTLFFLWGVFKGRRVNCSNSSKSACIPDASMVRLEGEVSTDIPQPVENEPAACDSSCNVVPVTSTAEKTCILTDKVGDDKVSSLEQTYVGIKAKLEEQDSKIDSRFLSRIATSSTQVHPEMKCTSSPVEESKFPDCRFDTELKPCLQATETNSGSVKVEKEEVHVREDYPSLKNLPTGKQEAIVVGKIDGDCVRIRDSKDDGYGDGKISSKRDFDSWQLNHRKRPFLDLTETVSEISTDSSQKMPWSEVKRVSVVGVSDNKKLKTGFSGIYQDSSPRDQGPFTDSLASDRHDLGCCSSVEEKICDIACVEKVIPEDLGSSERFFFPMDSHHGREFRLGDNSKPWKEFSAKDEDQAHDVFPNLELALGAETRPPNKGILPFFVGTVDKNSNQDRPLDKVRGKEEEDDVPASLSLSLSFPFPEKEQSLKSVSKTEQLLPERHPVNTSLLLFGGFPDK from the exons ATGGCGGCGGCGACGGCAGCAGCTGTTGTGGTGAGGCGGAAGGAGCGGCTTGTTGAGGAGCTTTACAATGCGACCGGGATAATCTATGAACCAGAG ATCACACCTATTTTGAGAGGGATTTATTGCATGCAAGGGCCAGCGGATGAGATAGAGCAGAGTATTCAGAAGAATATG GCACCACCAAAAACTGTAAGAAAATTAGTTAGGCGTTACATGAGTCAAAAGGTTTACACAAAAGCAGAATCTGGAACCTGCAACGTGTGCTCTGCTCCTTGTTCATCTTGTATGCACCTTAGTACACCTCAAATGGAATCCAAGAGTGAGGAGTTTTCTGATGACACAGATCGTGTTGCTGTGGCAAGTCAGTATTCTATCAATGAGGATAAAGCAGGTGACAGCTTACAGCCTACCCCCAGTGAAGCTAGCAATTTACTCAGTGTCAATTCAAGTCATGATTCTTACTCTGAAAATATAGAAAGTAAAGCCACTATAAGGCCATCTAATGTATCTGATGCATCAGAAGATGTTGAGATTCAGAGAACCTTCTCAAATGCGTATGATGGTTCCAAAGGTGTTGAAGGCCATGATGATAACATTTCATGTGCTAGTAGAGCCAGTGATGAAAACGCAGCTTCCAGTTATTGTAACAAGGATTTAGACAGTAAGAATTCATCTCGTAGTTCAGCATCAGTTAGTAGTTTAGGATCTGGAAAGGTGCTCTCTTCCCAGAAGCTAGAGTTGTCAGAACTTCCTTCTATAAAGGAGGAGGTGGATGCTGGCAGTACTTCACTGAGGATGCAAAGTCCACATTCACATTCTCAAAGTGGCAAGAGTGCTGTTGGAGGCAGTTCTGAGATTTCTACCAAAATCCATTCGAAGTTAGAAGCAGATATTGACAGCAATAGTGGGGACCCAGCGGATAAAACTGATAAAAGTTTGAATGAAGATGAGCAAGATAAGTTGAATGAGTTGGTTGAGTTACCTGACAAACAGGAGTCTCCTTCGCAAGCAGTTTCTGGAGATGAGAGTTATGAATCTGATGCCACAGAACATGAC GTTAAGGTATGTGATATTTGTGGGGATGCAGGACGAGAAGATTTGCTTGCTATATGTAGCAAGTGCGCTGATGGTGCAGAGCACAC TTACTGTATGCGAGAAATGCTTCAAAAGGTTCCTGAAGGTGATTGGCTTTGTGAAGAGTGCAAGCTGGCTGAGGAAACTGAAAGCCAAAAGCAAG GTTCGGATGCTGAGGGAAAAAGAGCAAACAAACTTAGCTCAGGTACACAAAGCTTAGGTAAGAGACATGCAGAAAATCAAGAGGGTTCTTCGGCTCCAAAAAGGCAGGCTGTCGAAACAAATATGGCATCACCGAAATCATTGAGCCCCAGCAGAGTAGCTGCTTTGTCTCGAGAGGGTTCATTTAAGAACTTAGACAAGGGGAAAATGAGGCCATCTCCGCAAATTTCTCTTGGCAATCATTCTGGAAGTGATATGCCTGAAACTGCACGCTCTCCTACTTCTGGTCCACGGCTGCAAACACCAAAGG GTACTTTATTGAAATCCAATTCATTCAATAACTTAAATATCAAACCTAAAGTGAAGCTTGTAGATGAAGTTGTTCTTCAAAAGCAGAAAGGCGCTAGAGAACATGCATCCCTTGATTCCAAGGAGGAATCTGCTAGAATGATGGGCAAATCCATGTCATTTAAATCCACTAACTCAGGGCGGTTAAATACTGGGGAATCCAAATTTAAAATGCTTTCATCGAAATATTCTCATGTTCAAGATCTAAAAGGATTAAAACAAGTTAAAGAGCGGATATcattagaaaggaaaaatttctcaaaattgGATCGGTCTAGTTCCACTGTCTCCACACCTAAGGTTGATCAGAAACAGACACCTCGTGCTGATACAATTTCTAATTCATCTGCAAGCAACAACCGAGAATCTAAGGTTGTTCAGTCTGATGGGAAACCAAGTACTTTATCGAGATCTACCAGCAGTCTAGCTCGTAAAGTTGTAGAAAATGCAGTTACTTCTG CTGTTGGAGTTTCATCCACCAATGGTCGCATTTCTTCTGAACAAAAGCTAAACCTAGTAAGCCCAAAGGAGGAACCCTCATCTAGTTCTTCTTGGACGGCTGAGAGGCAACCTAATAATGTTAATGGCGTTATGTCAGATGGGCTATCTCGGTCATTAGATTCAACAAATCAGAGTGAGAAATCTAGGGAGAGCTCTGTTGGTCGCTCAAGAAGTGTCCCATGTCTAAAATGCAAAGAAATGGGTCATACAGCAGAATATTGCTCAGTCCCTCAGGTTTCTGCTGCTGATATGTCTGCTCCAAGAACTTCTAGGGAGGAGATAAATAAAGGCAATAAGTTGAAAGCTGCAATTGAGGCAGCTATCCGTATGAGGCCTGGAATATGTGAAAGACCTCCTCAAGATCAATCACCATTTTCCAATAAGGCAAAGAATATGATTGCTGTTGAAGGTGCACATGAAGCGCAAACAAATGTTCAGAATCAGGCTTCCATTGGTAATCAGAAGCTGCTTAATTCACATTCTACTGATGCTGTCTCTGTAGTTTCTTCGGTTGGCAATCTTTCCATGAGAGATATCTCTGTCCCTCTTTTAGCCACAGTGTCTGCTATTACAAAGATGTCAGCCATCCCAGAACATGAATACATCTGGCA GGGGGCTTTTGAGGTGCATAAAAGCGGAAAGCTTCCTGACTTCTGTGGTGGAATTCAGGCCCATCTCTCAACCCTTGCGTCACCTAAAGTTCTTGAGGTTGTCAATACTTTTCCCCACAAAGTTTCCTTGAATGAAGTACCTCGCTTGAGCACTTGGCCAGCACAGTTTCATGACAGTGGTCCTAAAGAAGATAATATAGCTCTATACTTCTTTGCCAAGGACCCTGAAAG TTATGAGAAGAATTACAAGGTCCTTTTGGAAACTATGGTCAAGAATGATCTTGCCCTCAAAGGAAATTTTGAAGGTGTTGAACTCCTGATATTCCCATCCAACCTGCTTCCTGAAAATTGCCAGC GGTGGAATACCTTATTTTTCCTGTGGGGTGTTTTCAAGGGAAGGAGAGTAAACTGTTCAAATTCCTCAAAGAGTGCATGCATTCCTGATGCAAGTATGGTACGTTTGGAGGGGGAGGTATCTACTGATATTCCTCAGCCAGTAGAAAATGAACCAGCTGCATGTGACAGTTCATGCAATGTAGTCCCTGTAACCAGTACTGCTGAAAagacatgtatcttaacagATAAAGTTGGTGATGACAAGGTCTCTTCTTTGGAGCAGACATATGTGGgaataaaagcaaaattggAGGAGCAAGATAGTAAAATTGACTCCAGGTTCTTGTCAAGAATTGCAACAAGCAGCACACAGGTGCATCCAGAAATGAAATGCACTAGTTCTCCCGTG GAAGAGAGCAAATTTCCAGATTGTAGATTTGACACAGAGCTCAAACCCTGCCTCCAAGCTACTGAAACCAATAGTGGTTCTGTGAAAGTTGAGAAAGAGGAAGTGCATGTAAGAGAAGATTATCCATCTTTAAAAAATCTCCCAACTGGAAAGCAAGAGGCAATTGTTGTGGGGAAGATTGATGGAGATTGTGTTAGAATTAGGGATTCAAAGGATGATGGGTATGGTGATGGAAAAATTTCTTCAAAGAGAGATTTTGACTCTTGGCAGTTGAATCATCGGAAACGCCCATTCTTGGATCTTACAGAAACAGTTTCAGAAATTTCTACTGATTCAAGTCAAAAAATGCCATGGAGTGAGGTGAAGAGAGTTTCCGTGGTTGGAGTAAGTGATAATAAAAAGCTGAAGACAGGTTTCAGTGGGATATACCAAGATAGCAGTCCTAGAGATCAAGGTCCTTTTACTGATAGTTTAGCATCAGATAGACATGATCTGGGTTGCTGTTCTTCTGTTGAAGAGAAGATATGTGACATTGCTTGTGTAGAAAAAGTTATCCCGGAGGACTTGGGAAGTAGTGAAAGGTTCTTCTTTCCCATGGATTCACATCATGGAAGGGAATTTCGGTTGGGGGACAACTCTAAACCATGGAAGGAGTTCTCTGCAAAAGATGAGGACCAAGCTCATGATGTCTTTCCCAATCTTGAGCTTGCGTTGGGGGCTGAGACAAGACCACCAAATAAGGGAATCTTACCTTTCTTTGTTGGAACGGTAGACAAAAATAGTAACCAGGACAGGCCCCTGGATAAGGTTAGAGGAAAAGAAGAGGAGGATGATGTACCTgcctccctttctctttcccTCTCCTTCCCATTTCCCGAAAAGGAACAGAGTTTGAAGTCTGTTTCTAAGACGGAGCAGCTCTTGCCTGAAAGGCATCCTGTGAATACTTCCCTGCTACTGTTTGGGGGCTTCCCTGATAAATAG
- the LOC18599595 gene encoding uncharacterized protein LOC18599595 isoform X2, whose translation MNQRHITPILRGIYCMQGPADEIEQSIQKNMAPPKTVRKLVRRYMSQKVYTKAESGTCNVCSAPCSSCMHLSTPQMESKSEEFSDDTDRVAVASQYSINEDKAGDSLQPTPSEASNLLSVNSSHDSYSENIESKATIRPSNVSDASEDVEIQRTFSNAYDGSKGVEGHDDNISCASRASDENAASSYCNKDLDSKNSSRSSASVSSLGSGKVLSSQKLELSELPSIKEEVDAGSTSLRMQSPHSHSQSGKSAVGGSSEISTKIHSKLEADIDSNSGDPADKTDKSLNEDEQDKLNELVELPDKQESPSQAVSGDESYESDATEHDVKVCDICGDAGREDLLAICSKCADGAEHTYCMREMLQKVPEGDWLCEECKLAEETESQKQGSDAEGKRANKLSSGTQSLGKRHAENQEGSSAPKRQAVETNMASPKSLSPSRVAALSREGSFKNLDKGKMRPSPQISLGNHSGSDMPETARSPTSGPRLQTPKGTLLKSNSFNNLNIKPKVKLVDEVVLQKQKGAREHASLDSKEESARMMGKSMSFKSTNSGRLNTGESKFKMLSSKYSHVQDLKGLKQVKERISLERKNFSKLDRSSSTVSTPKVDQKQTPRADTISNSSASNNRESKVVQSDGKPSTLSRSTSSLARKVVENAVTSAVGVSSTNGRISSEQKLNLVSPKEEPSSSSSWTAERQPNNVNGVMSDGLSRSLDSTNQSEKSRESSVGRSRSVPCLKCKEMGHTAEYCSVPQVSAADMSAPRTSREEINKGNKLKAAIEAAIRMRPGICERPPQDQSPFSNKAKNMIAVEGAHEAQTNVQNQASIGNQKLLNSHSTDAVSVVSSVGNLSMRDISVPLLATVSAITKMSAIPEHEYIWQGAFEVHKSGKLPDFCGGIQAHLSTLASPKVLEVVNTFPHKVSLNEVPRLSTWPAQFHDSGPKEDNIALYFFAKDPESYEKNYKVLLETMVKNDLALKGNFEGVELLIFPSNLLPENCQRWNTLFFLWGVFKGRRVNCSNSSKSACIPDASMVRLEGEVSTDIPQPVENEPAACDSSCNVVPVTSTAEKTCILTDKVGDDKVSSLEQTYVGIKAKLEEQDSKIDSRFLSRIATSSTQVHPEMKCTSSPVEESKFPDCRFDTELKPCLQATETNSGSVKVEKEEVHVREDYPSLKNLPTGKQEAIVVGKIDGDCVRIRDSKDDGYGDGKISSKRDFDSWQLNHRKRPFLDLTETVSEISTDSSQKMPWSEVKRVSVVGVSDNKKLKTGFSGIYQDSSPRDQGPFTDSLASDRHDLGCCSSVEEKICDIACVEKVIPEDLGSSERFFFPMDSHHGREFRLGDNSKPWKEFSAKDEDQAHDVFPNLELALGAETRPPNKGILPFFVGTVDKNSNQDRPLDKVRGKEEEDDVPASLSLSLSFPFPEKEQSLKSVSKTEQLLPERHPVNTSLLLFGGFPDK comes from the exons ATGAACCAGAGGCAT ATCACACCTATTTTGAGAGGGATTTATTGCATGCAAGGGCCAGCGGATGAGATAGAGCAGAGTATTCAGAAGAATATG GCACCACCAAAAACTGTAAGAAAATTAGTTAGGCGTTACATGAGTCAAAAGGTTTACACAAAAGCAGAATCTGGAACCTGCAACGTGTGCTCTGCTCCTTGTTCATCTTGTATGCACCTTAGTACACCTCAAATGGAATCCAAGAGTGAGGAGTTTTCTGATGACACAGATCGTGTTGCTGTGGCAAGTCAGTATTCTATCAATGAGGATAAAGCAGGTGACAGCTTACAGCCTACCCCCAGTGAAGCTAGCAATTTACTCAGTGTCAATTCAAGTCATGATTCTTACTCTGAAAATATAGAAAGTAAAGCCACTATAAGGCCATCTAATGTATCTGATGCATCAGAAGATGTTGAGATTCAGAGAACCTTCTCAAATGCGTATGATGGTTCCAAAGGTGTTGAAGGCCATGATGATAACATTTCATGTGCTAGTAGAGCCAGTGATGAAAACGCAGCTTCCAGTTATTGTAACAAGGATTTAGACAGTAAGAATTCATCTCGTAGTTCAGCATCAGTTAGTAGTTTAGGATCTGGAAAGGTGCTCTCTTCCCAGAAGCTAGAGTTGTCAGAACTTCCTTCTATAAAGGAGGAGGTGGATGCTGGCAGTACTTCACTGAGGATGCAAAGTCCACATTCACATTCTCAAAGTGGCAAGAGTGCTGTTGGAGGCAGTTCTGAGATTTCTACCAAAATCCATTCGAAGTTAGAAGCAGATATTGACAGCAATAGTGGGGACCCAGCGGATAAAACTGATAAAAGTTTGAATGAAGATGAGCAAGATAAGTTGAATGAGTTGGTTGAGTTACCTGACAAACAGGAGTCTCCTTCGCAAGCAGTTTCTGGAGATGAGAGTTATGAATCTGATGCCACAGAACATGAC GTTAAGGTATGTGATATTTGTGGGGATGCAGGACGAGAAGATTTGCTTGCTATATGTAGCAAGTGCGCTGATGGTGCAGAGCACAC TTACTGTATGCGAGAAATGCTTCAAAAGGTTCCTGAAGGTGATTGGCTTTGTGAAGAGTGCAAGCTGGCTGAGGAAACTGAAAGCCAAAAGCAAG GTTCGGATGCTGAGGGAAAAAGAGCAAACAAACTTAGCTCAGGTACACAAAGCTTAGGTAAGAGACATGCAGAAAATCAAGAGGGTTCTTCGGCTCCAAAAAGGCAGGCTGTCGAAACAAATATGGCATCACCGAAATCATTGAGCCCCAGCAGAGTAGCTGCTTTGTCTCGAGAGGGTTCATTTAAGAACTTAGACAAGGGGAAAATGAGGCCATCTCCGCAAATTTCTCTTGGCAATCATTCTGGAAGTGATATGCCTGAAACTGCACGCTCTCCTACTTCTGGTCCACGGCTGCAAACACCAAAGG GTACTTTATTGAAATCCAATTCATTCAATAACTTAAATATCAAACCTAAAGTGAAGCTTGTAGATGAAGTTGTTCTTCAAAAGCAGAAAGGCGCTAGAGAACATGCATCCCTTGATTCCAAGGAGGAATCTGCTAGAATGATGGGCAAATCCATGTCATTTAAATCCACTAACTCAGGGCGGTTAAATACTGGGGAATCCAAATTTAAAATGCTTTCATCGAAATATTCTCATGTTCAAGATCTAAAAGGATTAAAACAAGTTAAAGAGCGGATATcattagaaaggaaaaatttctcaaaattgGATCGGTCTAGTTCCACTGTCTCCACACCTAAGGTTGATCAGAAACAGACACCTCGTGCTGATACAATTTCTAATTCATCTGCAAGCAACAACCGAGAATCTAAGGTTGTTCAGTCTGATGGGAAACCAAGTACTTTATCGAGATCTACCAGCAGTCTAGCTCGTAAAGTTGTAGAAAATGCAGTTACTTCTG CTGTTGGAGTTTCATCCACCAATGGTCGCATTTCTTCTGAACAAAAGCTAAACCTAGTAAGCCCAAAGGAGGAACCCTCATCTAGTTCTTCTTGGACGGCTGAGAGGCAACCTAATAATGTTAATGGCGTTATGTCAGATGGGCTATCTCGGTCATTAGATTCAACAAATCAGAGTGAGAAATCTAGGGAGAGCTCTGTTGGTCGCTCAAGAAGTGTCCCATGTCTAAAATGCAAAGAAATGGGTCATACAGCAGAATATTGCTCAGTCCCTCAGGTTTCTGCTGCTGATATGTCTGCTCCAAGAACTTCTAGGGAGGAGATAAATAAAGGCAATAAGTTGAAAGCTGCAATTGAGGCAGCTATCCGTATGAGGCCTGGAATATGTGAAAGACCTCCTCAAGATCAATCACCATTTTCCAATAAGGCAAAGAATATGATTGCTGTTGAAGGTGCACATGAAGCGCAAACAAATGTTCAGAATCAGGCTTCCATTGGTAATCAGAAGCTGCTTAATTCACATTCTACTGATGCTGTCTCTGTAGTTTCTTCGGTTGGCAATCTTTCCATGAGAGATATCTCTGTCCCTCTTTTAGCCACAGTGTCTGCTATTACAAAGATGTCAGCCATCCCAGAACATGAATACATCTGGCA GGGGGCTTTTGAGGTGCATAAAAGCGGAAAGCTTCCTGACTTCTGTGGTGGAATTCAGGCCCATCTCTCAACCCTTGCGTCACCTAAAGTTCTTGAGGTTGTCAATACTTTTCCCCACAAAGTTTCCTTGAATGAAGTACCTCGCTTGAGCACTTGGCCAGCACAGTTTCATGACAGTGGTCCTAAAGAAGATAATATAGCTCTATACTTCTTTGCCAAGGACCCTGAAAG TTATGAGAAGAATTACAAGGTCCTTTTGGAAACTATGGTCAAGAATGATCTTGCCCTCAAAGGAAATTTTGAAGGTGTTGAACTCCTGATATTCCCATCCAACCTGCTTCCTGAAAATTGCCAGC GGTGGAATACCTTATTTTTCCTGTGGGGTGTTTTCAAGGGAAGGAGAGTAAACTGTTCAAATTCCTCAAAGAGTGCATGCATTCCTGATGCAAGTATGGTACGTTTGGAGGGGGAGGTATCTACTGATATTCCTCAGCCAGTAGAAAATGAACCAGCTGCATGTGACAGTTCATGCAATGTAGTCCCTGTAACCAGTACTGCTGAAAagacatgtatcttaacagATAAAGTTGGTGATGACAAGGTCTCTTCTTTGGAGCAGACATATGTGGgaataaaagcaaaattggAGGAGCAAGATAGTAAAATTGACTCCAGGTTCTTGTCAAGAATTGCAACAAGCAGCACACAGGTGCATCCAGAAATGAAATGCACTAGTTCTCCCGTG GAAGAGAGCAAATTTCCAGATTGTAGATTTGACACAGAGCTCAAACCCTGCCTCCAAGCTACTGAAACCAATAGTGGTTCTGTGAAAGTTGAGAAAGAGGAAGTGCATGTAAGAGAAGATTATCCATCTTTAAAAAATCTCCCAACTGGAAAGCAAGAGGCAATTGTTGTGGGGAAGATTGATGGAGATTGTGTTAGAATTAGGGATTCAAAGGATGATGGGTATGGTGATGGAAAAATTTCTTCAAAGAGAGATTTTGACTCTTGGCAGTTGAATCATCGGAAACGCCCATTCTTGGATCTTACAGAAACAGTTTCAGAAATTTCTACTGATTCAAGTCAAAAAATGCCATGGAGTGAGGTGAAGAGAGTTTCCGTGGTTGGAGTAAGTGATAATAAAAAGCTGAAGACAGGTTTCAGTGGGATATACCAAGATAGCAGTCCTAGAGATCAAGGTCCTTTTACTGATAGTTTAGCATCAGATAGACATGATCTGGGTTGCTGTTCTTCTGTTGAAGAGAAGATATGTGACATTGCTTGTGTAGAAAAAGTTATCCCGGAGGACTTGGGAAGTAGTGAAAGGTTCTTCTTTCCCATGGATTCACATCATGGAAGGGAATTTCGGTTGGGGGACAACTCTAAACCATGGAAGGAGTTCTCTGCAAAAGATGAGGACCAAGCTCATGATGTCTTTCCCAATCTTGAGCTTGCGTTGGGGGCTGAGACAAGACCACCAAATAAGGGAATCTTACCTTTCTTTGTTGGAACGGTAGACAAAAATAGTAACCAGGACAGGCCCCTGGATAAGGTTAGAGGAAAAGAAGAGGAGGATGATGTACCTgcctccctttctctttcccTCTCCTTCCCATTTCCCGAAAAGGAACAGAGTTTGAAGTCTGTTTCTAAGACGGAGCAGCTCTTGCCTGAAAGGCATCCTGTGAATACTTCCCTGCTACTGTTTGGGGGCTTCCCTGATAAATAG